A genomic stretch from Ovis canadensis isolate MfBH-ARS-UI-01 breed Bighorn chromosome 5, ARS-UI_OviCan_v2, whole genome shotgun sequence includes:
- the LOC138441683 gene encoding olfactory receptor-like protein OLF4 yields MESRNKTQISEFLLLGLSEEPALQPLIFGLFLFMYLITVIGNLLIILATISDPHLHTPMYFFLSNLSFVDVCFMSTTIPKMLWNIQTQSKVITYEGCIVQVYFYLLFAALDDFLLTVMAYDRYVAICQPLHYTVIMNPRLCGLLVLLSWIVSALFPLLHSLTVLQLSFCSDLEIHHFFCEITWLIRLACSDPFLNNMMVYFGSVILGGVPLAGILYSYSKIVSSICGISSAHGQHKAFSTCASHLSVVSLFYCSALGVYLSFTATHSSHTSAIASVMYTVVTPMLNPFIYSLRNKDIKRALKRFFGMGMFVKGPFALGLKNCP; encoded by the coding sequence ATGGAATCAAGGAACAAGACACAAATTTCAGaatttctccttctgggactttcAGAGGAGCCAGCATTGCAGCCCCTTATATTTGGGCTTTTCCTCTTCATGTACCTGATCACTGTGATTGGAAACCTGCTCATCATCCTGGCCACCATCTCagacccccacctccacacaccgatgtacttcttcctctccaacctgTCCTTTGTAGATGTCTGTTTTATGTCCACCACCATCCCAAAGATGCTGTGGAACATCCAGACACAGAGCAAAGTCATCACCTATGAAGGCTGCATCGTCCAGGTGTATTTTTACTTACTCTTTGCAGCATTAGATGATTTTCTCCTCAccgtgatggcctatgaccggtATGTGGCCATCTGTCAACCCCTGCACTACACAGTCATCATGAACCCTCGGCTCTGTGGACTGTTGGTGCTGCTGTCCTGGATCGTGAGTGCCCTCTTTCCCCTGTTACACAGCTTAACAGTGTTGCAACTGTCCTTCTGCTCAGACTTGGAAATCCACCACTTTTTCTGTGAAATTACATGGCTGATCAGACTGGCCTGTTCTGACCCCTTTCTCAATAACATGATGGTGTATTTTGGATCTGTAATTCTCGGGGGTGTTCCCCTGGCTGGCATCCTTTACTCTTACTCTAAGATAGTGTCCTCTATCTGTGGAATCTCATCAGCTCATGGGCAGCATAAAGCATTCTCCACCTGTGCATCTCACCTCTCTGTTGTCTCCTTATTTTATTGTTCAGCCTTAGGAGTGTATCTTAGCTTCACTGCTACCCACAGCTCACACACAAGTGCTATAGCATCGGTGATGTACACTGTGGTCAcacccatgctgaaccccttcatctacagtctgagaaacaaagacataaaaagaGCTCTGAAAAgattctttgggatgggaatgttTGTAAAAGGGCCATTTGCCCTTGGGCTGAAAAACTGCCCATGA